The genome window GACAATGCCCTCAAGCATGGCTTGCCGCCATGAAATTTTAAAGCGTCATGTTAAATTTTAAGGCTGCACAGCTGAGCGCTGCATGTGAGGTTCACTGACTGCTGATAGTGATCTCATGGAGAGCATGTCTGATAGCATGCGGGTTTGTACCACCCTTCCCCAGTCAATTCCCACTCTACCTCCCGCCCCCGAAAAAACTGGTACTGGAAGGGTTGGGATAGGTTTGGGCTGAGAGGACTGATGCAGAGTCCCTACAAGGTCCTGAGTTGGTTGccggagatcagacctctactctcgcctgtttggttaaaaaaacaaaaagggggaactgtggagagctgcatGTGCTGCGCCCTAATGAGGGTAccggtttctgccttccaccatcCCAAGGGCGAGTGCTCTCGTGATAAACAACtccttattggctgtggtgtgtctgatgatctgctGTCTACCTATCTGCACTTCCCACgtggcttcctgggattggttggccCCAGAGTTTttattactggggagggctctcctGGGGGAAGAAGATTGCTCgaacttcctgaataaactacttggagaagagttcgtGAGCCGCGCCTTCCTTGCTGGTCAAGGTGGTCTCGACAGTGAAGGGTCACTTGTCTGTCACCAGTTCTTGGGAGGTGGCCTGGATGCTCTGATAAACGTTTATACTGGCACTGTTTGCTTACTCCATCCTCAGTCCATGGCCTCTCAGACAAGTGACCATGTGTCTGTCAGGATCATGTGACTATTGGGGGACTGGATCCTGTGTTCAAGGCAGGTGCACAGGTATGCCAAGTCTGCAACAGGAAGCCACAACTGAGTCCTGGCCACCAGGGGTCAGCAGGGGGCTCAGATTTGGATTCTGGGTGCACATGTCAACAGGTACCTTATCATTCTCCTCTGGACACCACGGCAAGGGACAAACAGAACCTGGGCACAGCTCTCCTGGACTCTGTCCTGAGGGCCATTCCCCTTGGCTGGCTCCATTCTGCCTTGTCATTGATGTGAGATCAACACTGAGTCTTAGAGCCATTGCtagttcctccttcttcccttgcaTGATGGGAAGTGCTAACACAGTGGGCTTGGGAAGTGATGTCACTCACTCACTGGGATGACAGTCACTCTTGAGTGCTGCCTTGAGAAAGCTTAGATTGGGCAAAAGATGGTGGAGGTTGGttagggttggtgaagctttCATCCCTGGATGGTTACTGCAGCTCTCATGGTTTGAGACCTCAGTGAGACTGTGGTTAGTTCTGATGGGATGTGACCTATGGAATCACAACAACAGAATCAACGCTTGAGATGGTGCTAATTGTTATGGAAAGAAATGCAGAATTTGTAAACATTTTGattttaactattttaaaaattctcaaaagacagaaatgaaagggaaagagaatcAAAGTACAAGAGCACAATATCAGTCAGATCCCAGAGAGAAATTGACTTGGAAGAGCCAAGAGTCCCTTCTGAGAAAGGAGGGCCATGATTCCAACAGTCCACAGCCACTGAGCAGCTGTGCACGGGTGATCAGAGCTTCAACATTCCTCAGGCTAGTTAGGAGAACAAGCTGAGACGTTGGACACACTTCACAGGTAGTGCAGTGATGAGAGATCCCCCAGGAAAGCATTCCAGGGGCTTTGGTAGTGTGACTTCATGTTGTGTTAAAGAGGTAGATGCTGGGGTGTGTGCTGGACCACACAAGGCTGATGGACATGTGGAACCCGGAAGAGCTGCTCATGCAGAGGAGTCTGTACAACCTGCTGGCCATTCAACAAACCTACATCATACCACACACATGCCTTCATATCATATACATgcctacacaccacacacatccctacatcacacacatgtgcctatataatacacacatgaatacacacacatacacactggacTGTGGTGCACCAGAAAGTTCTGAGTGAACACTGAGTGTGTGAAAGGCTTTGGGATcaattcccaacacacacacacaaaaaatagtaAGGCTGGTTAATATTAGTGAtgtctgacaaaaataaaacccaaaagatgttcaacaaATGCCTGAATTTGCCTTGTATATCAAGGAGTATGGCCAGGACAGTAGAGTGACCTCAGCGTGTGGATTTCTGTCCTGTACAGTCCAGGACAAATACTTGAGTGCCCTTATGCTTGAGTGAGACCTTGCCTTATCCCCCATCATACCCTAAGTCTGAGAAGcatacttctcttctgcccagtcacaggcttctagttatttttattaaccaACTTACTATATAGTGGagagcaaggtttacacaacattgCTTGGTACATGTGAGAATATGCTCCTCTGTGTAGCAAACAGATCTTGGGGACTAGTATTTAGCATTTCAATACAAGCACCTGATAAACCTCCAACACAACACAGTAGTCATTGATGGGTCTTTACCTTTGATATAGGGTCAATCACTAAATATAGGCACAAGTACCTCTCTTCATCTCTactcttccatctttcctccctttcatatcctcctccttcccttcatcaCCTCATTGAGACTATCACCCATTCCATTGTTTAGACAAAAAAAAGTCTCATTAAGTAGTCTAGGCTATaaagaccatgctggccttgaattgctgtcttcctgcctcatcctACCATGTGCTATGCTGACAGAACTGTTCTTGGCTGAATAGACTCTTCTCATTAAGGTTCTTCATAGGttgggctgaggcagagggaggggcaaGACTAATTGTAGACTGTTGACCTAGGACACTGCTGAGACTAGGATGGGGATTGGATCAGGAGTCTGAGTTGAGGCTAAAGAAGTTGTTTATTGAGCATGAATCAGCCCAATCTGGGGGCAGGAGGGAGCTACTGGCTATGCTAGCGCACAACTGCACAGAGTTGGTAGGGCATTGGAGTAACTGGCAAAGCCTTCATATTGCCATAATCACTGGGCCGAGGCTGTCCCTCGGGAACCAAGAAGCTAAAGTGCTGCAGGAGGCAGGTGAAGAACAGGAAGAGCTCCATGCGGGCCAGGGGCTCCCCCAGGCATGCTCGACGGCCTGTGGGTAGGAGAGGGGATCAGTGAATCTGGGTCGTGGATCGCTATCCTCCACAGCACCCTGGGAAGACACAGGGAGAAAGGGACCCCACAGGCACCTGCTGAGAATGGCATGAAGGCCTCATGCTTCACAAAGTGGCCCTGGGCATCCAGGAAGTGTTCAGGATAGAACTGGAGGGGCTTTTCCCACACAGTCTCGTCCTTCAGCACGGAGGACAGGTTGGGGATGAGCATCGTCCCCTGAAAGGAGACACATGGTGTTAACATGGACTGGGGTGGGGATGCCCAGAACCTTGCCCCAATTTCcacacaccatcttcttcctgcaCACACTGGATCCCTTCCCCACAGTATCTGTGCCCCTTCATTACTGATTAGCACCATGTCCCAGGTCGCAGGCTTTCCTGAATTGCACTATGTCTAAACTCACCGCACTTCCTGCCTCCCTGGAGACTCCCAGGCAATGGATGCAGTGTGTTCCCAAGCAGGACAGATCCCTCCCCATGTGCAAATCCAGGGTGTATATCAGTCTTGGTCTTCCCTGCCCCTGTTCCAGTGACCATTTGAGGTCAGAAGGGGCCCTGGCTACCTTGGGGATGCGGAAGCCCTGCACTTCGACGTCACGAGAGGTCAGATGTGGCGCATTCATTGGGGCAATGTCTGCAAAGCGCTGCACCTCATGGACCACAGCATTGGTGTAGGGCATGCGGGCCTGGTCTGCCATCTCTGGATGCCGCACCTGCCCTATGACTTCATCGATCTCATGTTGCACTCGACCTGGAGAGACAGCACCCCTCAGTGAAGGATCCCAGGGGAATGCCCCTTGTCCCTCTACTATTAGTAAGGTAAGGCCTGAGACCATGGGAGATAGATGGCTTCACACTTGAGGAGTCTGTGTCAAGCCAGTGCTGGGAGCCACAAGTGTCCCCAGTAGCTTGAGGAGTGTGCCTCtaccctctttcctcttcccccccAGCCCAGGCAGGCTCACGCTGCACATCCGGGTGCAGGATCATGAGCAGCAGGGCCCAGGTCAGGGTGACTGATGTGGTCACAATTCCAGCTCCAAACAGGTCAGCGACAACCAGTCGTAAATTTGTGTCATTGAAGCTGCTCTCAGGGTTCCCATTGGCCTAGGCAGGAGAGAGACAGTGGactgaaggcagagagagaaaggccaATAATCCTTTCTCAATGTGTCCAAAAGGACACGCTTCTGGGTCACTGGTTTATTCATAGCACACTAGACACCATATCCCATAGTCTCTCACCTTTTCCATTTCAGCCAGGAAGGCGTCAGTCAGGTCTCGAGCTGGCTGGTCAGGGTCCCAAGTCCTCTTGTGTTCAGTTATCAGCTTGTCCACCATGCTCATGAATGACTTTTGCCCAGGGAAGACCTTGTCGAACAGCCCTGGGATGCGCAGGAGAACTGGGAACGTGTTCAGAACCTGTGACAGCCACAGAAAGCATTAGGAAGTCCTGCTGCTCCTGTATACATTAATGTGTTAAATAAGATTTCTAATCATCATCATCccggttctgtgtgtgtgtgtgtgtgtgtatttctgtgtgtgtgagtgtgtgtgtatgtatgatgaTGTGGGGATGCTGTGACCACACAAGGATATTGAGGTCAGGACAAACATACAGAGTCAGCTCTGCCCTTACACTATGGCCTGCAGGAAGCCTTACTGCCATGACTGCTTGGCGAGGTCCTTCACCCTCTGACCATCTCTTGGGCAACCACCTGGGTACTTCAGCTCATTTTTGATCTCAACCATCTCAGTTTTTAGTCTCTTCCACAATAGACCCAGGCCCGGTTTCTTTGCACTCATCACCTGCCTCCTGTCCAGTTCCCACCTTCGGGCTCTTGTAGACCCACGGTGAGCAGAAGGGCTATTCTAAACTGCaatctctctggcttttgtagctACCATATACACAGACGGCCCCGGGTCTCATCTTCTTAGAAACCCTAAACTTGGTCCACTTGTCCCTCCTGTGCTCACAGGATTGTCAGGCTCTAGGCTTCTATTCCAGTGGCTGACATTTCTACAAGATCTGCTCTCAAATGCCCTGCTTCAGGAGGATGGATGGCACAGCAGTAGATCTGCAGGCTCCCCTGAGCCTCCTACCTCAGGAAGCAAGCCCTTACTCTCTTCCATACTGTCTTCCATTATTTTCAGCATCTTGATGAAGTAAGGGTCTCCATAGTCAAAGCGATGGGCATAAATGAGGGATGCGATCACGTTGCACACAGCTTTGTTCAGGAGCTTGTAGGGACTGACAGGGCTCCCT of Meriones unguiculatus strain TT.TT164.6M chromosome 8, Bangor_MerUng_6.1, whole genome shotgun sequence contains these proteins:
- the LOC132646027 gene encoding cytochrome P450 2D3-like, whose translation is MELLGGTGLWPVAIFTVIFILLVDLMHRRQRWTAGYPPGPVPWPVLGNLLQVDLENMPYSLYKLQNRYGEVFSLQMAWRPMVVVNGLKAVKEVLVTCGEDTADRPELPIFQQNGYGPKAKGVVFAPYGPEWREQRRFSVSTLRNFGLGRKSLEQWVTEEAGHLCDAFSDHAGSPVSPYKLLNKAVCNVIASLIYAHRFDYGDPYFIKMLKIMEDSMEESKGLLPEVLNTFPVLLRIPGLFDKVFPGQKSFMSMVDKLITEHKRTWDPDQPARDLTDAFLAEMEKANGNPESSFNDTNLRLVVADLFGAGIVTTSVTLTWALLLMILHPDVQRRVQHEIDEVIGQVRHPEMADQARMPYTNAVVHEVQRFADIAPMNAPHLTSRDVEVQGFRIPKGTMLIPNLSSVLKDETVWEKPLQFYPEHFLDAQGHFVKHEAFMPFSAGRRACLGEPLARMELFLFFTCLLQHFSFLVPEGQPRPSDYGNMKALPVTPMPYQLCAVVR